Proteins co-encoded in one Kribbella qitaiheensis genomic window:
- a CDS encoding trehalase family glycosidase, which translates to MHRARGEEPVTADEWLSLDDTIRAQWDDDVVPGDDAILRDCCQSIPMPRPYVAGGAPTSPPWYRTMFSWDAYFSNLALLAHRRLDLVKDAIENYLAMIDRFGYMPNGNQVPLATRSQVPLFPDSIARYLAASADGDLLERAYPRLVEEYRGYWLADHHRTPAGLATNRDLGDPNLDPRLAAEAETGLDFTSLFEGNVSNTVPVMTNCSLVRYAQVLAGMAANLGLRGHSSQWRAEAAQRAERIRELCWNSEAGFFYDYDYVAERHVRQASPTGYWPLWAGVATAEQARSCVDFLPRLLQPFGLVTTDTAAESPFGAALGNEGLQWMYPAGWPPLQIIATWGLERYGHVEPMRRIAMRYLEMVVRNFRHTGELYEKYNVIDGGIELPNARYGTLPLHGWTSASVVLIGRQLFFDQPIDDQVPEFAPPWSD; encoded by the coding sequence GTGCACCGCGCACGTGGTGAAGAGCCGGTGACCGCCGACGAGTGGTTGTCGCTCGACGACACCATCCGCGCCCAGTGGGATGACGACGTCGTACCGGGAGATGACGCGATCCTGCGGGACTGTTGTCAGTCGATACCGATGCCGCGCCCCTACGTCGCTGGTGGTGCGCCGACTTCTCCGCCGTGGTACCGGACGATGTTCAGCTGGGACGCGTACTTCTCGAATCTGGCGCTGCTGGCGCATCGTCGCCTCGACCTGGTGAAAGACGCGATCGAGAACTACCTGGCGATGATCGACCGGTTCGGGTACATGCCCAACGGCAATCAGGTCCCGCTGGCGACCAGATCGCAGGTTCCGCTGTTTCCCGACAGCATCGCCCGGTATCTAGCCGCGAGTGCTGATGGTGACCTGCTGGAACGTGCCTATCCGAGGTTGGTCGAGGAGTACCGGGGCTACTGGCTCGCCGACCATCATCGGACGCCGGCCGGCCTGGCCACGAACCGCGATCTTGGGGATCCGAACCTGGATCCGCGACTTGCTGCCGAGGCCGAGACCGGACTCGACTTCACCAGTCTGTTCGAGGGAAATGTCAGCAACACGGTGCCAGTGATGACCAACTGCTCTCTGGTGCGCTACGCCCAGGTGCTGGCGGGCATGGCGGCCAACCTTGGTCTTCGCGGCCATTCGTCCCAGTGGAGGGCTGAGGCGGCCCAGCGCGCAGAGCGTATTCGTGAGCTGTGCTGGAATTCCGAGGCCGGATTTTTCTACGACTATGACTACGTCGCTGAGCGGCACGTCCGGCAGGCGTCTCCAACTGGGTACTGGCCGCTGTGGGCAGGCGTCGCCACGGCGGAGCAGGCCCGCAGTTGCGTGGACTTTCTGCCGCGGCTCCTCCAGCCGTTCGGATTGGTGACCACCGACACGGCTGCCGAGTCGCCCTTCGGTGCCGCACTAGGCAATGAAGGTTTGCAATGGATGTATCCGGCCGGCTGGCCGCCGCTGCAGATCATCGCCACATGGGGGCTGGAGCGCTACGGCCACGTCGAGCCGATGCGGCGGATCGCGATGCGCTATCTGGAGATGGTGGTCCGGAACTTCCGGCACACGGGCGAGCTGTACGAGAAGTACAACGTGATCGACGGCGGTATCGAGCTACCGAATGCCCGCTATGGCACCCTGCCGCTCCACGGCTGGACCAGCGCCTCGGTGGTGCTGATCGGCAGGCAGCTCTTCTTCGATCAGCCGATCGATGACCAGGTCCCGGAGTTCGCGCCTCCGTGGTCCGACTGA
- a CDS encoding NAD(P)-binding oxidoreductase, whose protein sequence is MCAILPRSGSREGAGRGGLRDRPSGRKASGLYSDAARALVAALEATAGARLIAITSAGVRRDDPNFKLSYRVLASTLMKEAYDDRRLMESIVRVSSLDWTFVRPTRLLDDPPTGTCRVLDGQTPEGGWQVTRTDVRPLHHRGDREPPVDTRRSNPRRVGPVGSGVPRGDLLPRR, encoded by the coding sequence ATCTGCGCGATCCTGCCTCGATCGGGCAGCCGTGAAGGGGCAGGACGTGGTGGTCTCCGCGATCGGCCGTCCGGGCGGAAGGCTTCCGGCCTGTACTCCGACGCCGCGCGGGCGCTGGTTGCCGCGCTCGAGGCGACCGCGGGTGCGCGGCTGATCGCGATCACGTCGGCCGGAGTACGGCGGGACGATCCGAACTTCAAGCTGAGCTATCGCGTCCTGGCCTCGACGCTGATGAAGGAGGCGTACGACGACAGGCGGCTGATGGAGTCGATCGTGCGGGTGAGTTCACTCGACTGGACCTTCGTCCGCCCGACCCGGTTGCTGGACGACCCGCCGACCGGCACCTGTCGTGTACTGGACGGACAGACGCCCGAGGGCGGCTGGCAGGTGACCCGCACCGACGTTCGCCCGCTTCATCATCGAGGAGATCGAGAACCGCCGGTGGACACACGCCGCTCCAACCCTCGCCGAGTAGGACCTGTCGGCTCCGGGGTGCCTCGGGGTGACCTACTCCCCCGGCGGTAG
- a CDS encoding carbohydrate ABC transporter permease, which produces MSTQLTAGGRRRLNSAGRYAAIAALGLVMAAPLIYLVSASLMSAADVRAYPPHLVPPNVVWHNYVEAYHFLSARVIVNSFVFSIGIVAVQLAVSLPAGFALAKIPFRWTAAVLGVLVVPMFVPGNMTLIPLFIVTHQLGLVGTYAGMILPIAGQTAFATLLFRQSFTSLPAGLIEAARMDGASWLRVLASIAVPLAKPALAAYCSISFLTAWNTYIWPQVVAPDPAHQVMTVALAPLASGKYSLVSPSVGLAAAVISLAPVLAIFLLFQKWYIKGIVGTGVD; this is translated from the coding sequence ATGAGCACACAACTGACTGCTGGCGGCCGGCGCCGGCTGAACTCGGCCGGGCGATACGCGGCCATCGCAGCACTCGGGCTGGTCATGGCGGCGCCACTGATCTACCTCGTCTCGGCGTCGCTGATGTCGGCCGCCGACGTCCGCGCTTATCCGCCGCATCTGGTACCGCCCAATGTCGTCTGGCACAACTACGTCGAGGCGTACCACTTCCTGTCCGCACGGGTAATCGTCAATTCCTTTGTCTTCAGCATCGGCATCGTGGCTGTTCAACTCGCCGTCTCGCTGCCTGCCGGATTCGCGCTCGCGAAGATTCCGTTCCGCTGGACGGCCGCCGTGCTGGGTGTGCTGGTCGTCCCCATGTTCGTTCCGGGCAACATGACCCTGATCCCGCTGTTCATCGTGACCCATCAACTGGGGCTGGTCGGGACGTACGCCGGGATGATCCTGCCGATCGCCGGGCAGACAGCCTTCGCGACGCTGCTCTTCCGGCAGTCCTTCACCAGCCTGCCCGCGGGGCTGATCGAGGCGGCCCGGATGGACGGTGCCAGTTGGCTTCGCGTGCTGGCCTCGATCGCCGTCCCACTGGCCAAACCGGCCTTGGCGGCGTACTGCTCGATCAGCTTCCTGACCGCCTGGAACACCTACATCTGGCCGCAGGTCGTCGCCCCCGATCCGGCCCACCAGGTGATGACCGTGGCGTTGGCTCCGCTCGCCTCAGGAAAGTACTCACTGGTGTCGCCGAGCGTCGGACTGGCGGCTGCCGTGATCAGCCTGGCACCAGTACTGGCCATCTTTCTCCTGTTCCAGAAGTGGTACATCAAGGGAATCGTCGGCACCGGCGTGGACTGA
- a CDS encoding ABC transporter ATP-binding protein, producing the protein MSETAPLVEITGLTKRYGDTLAVDGVDLLVQPGEVYGFLGPNGAGKTTTLRILTGLIAPTSGSVRVLGGSPGQAQVLARTGSMIESPAFYPYLSGLDNLRLLAEYAEVPRSRIQRVLELVDLADRARDRFSTYSLGMKQRLGVAAALLKDPELVILDEPTNGLDPAGMRDMRRLIRELGSEGRTVLLSSHLLGEVQQICDRVGIISEGRMVAEHDVEELRGQQELVIRAAPLESAHSVLRDALGDVVHQYDDTLRVTVDPARAAEVNRILVQAGIAVSELRSTERALEDVFFELTTSKEKADVG; encoded by the coding sequence ATGAGTGAAACTGCCCCGCTGGTCGAGATCACCGGCCTGACCAAACGCTACGGCGACACCCTCGCGGTCGACGGTGTCGATCTGCTCGTCCAACCGGGCGAGGTGTACGGATTCCTCGGTCCCAACGGCGCCGGCAAGACGACGACGCTGCGGATCCTCACCGGCCTGATCGCGCCGACCAGCGGCAGCGTGCGGGTCCTCGGCGGCTCGCCCGGTCAGGCCCAGGTACTAGCCCGGACCGGCTCGATGATCGAGTCACCGGCCTTCTACCCGTACCTGTCCGGGCTCGACAACCTACGACTGCTCGCCGAGTACGCCGAAGTGCCGCGATCCCGGATCCAGCGGGTCCTCGAACTCGTCGACCTCGCCGACCGGGCCCGCGACCGCTTCTCGACGTACTCATTGGGGATGAAGCAGCGGCTCGGCGTCGCGGCCGCGTTGCTGAAGGATCCCGAACTGGTGATCCTCGACGAGCCGACCAACGGCCTCGACCCCGCCGGGATGCGGGACATGCGCAGGCTGATCCGCGAGCTCGGCTCCGAAGGCCGGACCGTGTTGCTGTCGAGTCATCTGCTCGGCGAGGTACAGCAGATCTGCGACCGCGTCGGCATCATCAGCGAGGGCCGGATGGTCGCCGAGCACGACGTCGAGGAGCTCCGCGGGCAACAGGAACTCGTGATCCGCGCAGCGCCGCTGGAGAGCGCTCACTCCGTACTCCGGGATGCTCTCGGCGACGTCGTCCACCAGTACGACGACACGTTGCGGGTGACCGTCGATCCCGCTCGAGCGGCCGAGGTGAACCGGATCCTGGTGCAGGCCGGGATCGCGGTCTCCGAGTTGCGCAGTACCGAACGAGCGCTCGAGGACGTGTTCTTCGAACTCACCACCAGCAAGGAGAAGGCTGATGTTGGCTAG
- a CDS encoding ABC transporter permease, translating into MLASYRAELLKLRKRSAVWVLFGAGLVLSLVFGYVLPYLGYVTGDGNQQTDGIPRAEVLRGVLPEHVLDNTLGGFPVFAGALALVLGAVVIGSEYTWGTLKTILTQRPGRGALLAGQLLGLCTAIAVWVLGIFVACSLCSLGIAVGEGAEMNWPGPLDLLQGLAGGWLVLSVWCLAGAALAIAFRNVALPIGLGVVWILGIEALLAGLVSSLLPGLEFLSDALPGANAGSLIYAVTGMSATDAPPGVRDAVGGDRALLTLLGYGLVFVAVAAFTTRRRDVT; encoded by the coding sequence ATGTTGGCTAGCTATCGAGCCGAGCTGCTCAAGCTCCGCAAGCGATCCGCCGTCTGGGTGCTGTTCGGCGCGGGCCTCGTACTCAGCCTCGTCTTCGGCTACGTCTTGCCGTACCTCGGCTACGTGACCGGCGACGGCAACCAGCAGACCGACGGGATCCCCCGCGCCGAAGTACTGCGCGGCGTGCTGCCGGAACACGTTCTGGACAACACGCTCGGCGGGTTCCCGGTCTTCGCGGGAGCGCTTGCTCTCGTCCTCGGAGCGGTCGTGATCGGCAGCGAGTACACCTGGGGCACGCTGAAGACGATCCTCACCCAGCGTCCCGGACGCGGCGCACTGTTGGCAGGCCAGCTACTAGGCCTGTGCACGGCCATCGCAGTCTGGGTTCTCGGCATCTTCGTAGCGTGCTCGCTCTGCAGCCTCGGGATCGCCGTCGGCGAAGGCGCCGAGATGAACTGGCCGGGTCCGCTCGACCTGCTGCAAGGTCTGGCAGGCGGTTGGCTGGTGCTCTCAGTGTGGTGCCTGGCCGGCGCCGCCCTGGCGATTGCCTTCCGCAACGTCGCCCTGCCGATCGGCCTGGGCGTGGTCTGGATCCTCGGCATCGAAGCGCTGCTGGCCGGATTGGTTAGCAGCCTATTGCCGGGCCTGGAGTTCCTGTCCGACGCGCTACCCGGCGCTAACGCGGGTTCCCTGATCTACGCCGTCACCGGGATGTCCGCGACCGACGCACCCCCCGGCGTACGCGATGCCGTCGGCGGAGATCGCGCTCTCCTGACCTTGCTCGGCTACGGCCTGGTCTTCGTCGCCGTAGCCGCGTTCACCACCCGCCGCCGCGATGTGACCTAG
- a CDS encoding family 78 glycoside hydrolase catalytic domain, producing the protein MQTTAESPAPQWLRVEDHDARQPSAGRALSTAHSSHPRLSWVVPLVRQGQRQIAYRVIAAAGDGDPREIAETAAEALLLDTGRVESAENAHVRWPSRPIVAHSRLRWAVQTWDEHGTASCWSEPAELVLGPLELTDWTASWVAVLPTKAVRRSFRTDQAVARATLHLAGHGQFRAAIDGTPVNADACDPSRTALSRATVRSYDVSSLLESPAEHVVAVAVGIGHYRLALQAARVLAELVVEFADGSVRRIGTGPDWRYADSPVTTDEPFYLEAHDARRGRDWASPGADSSGWPTARPAEGPETVTPDAGPPVCVVEEIVATRVAESSGAVYDVGRNVAARSRVVLHGVEPGTEVEIVHGEKLDAAGQVDTLNIRLPDDADRERQLVRWICRGDHEVIEAWFAVHGFRYVEVRGLPAGARAEVVARVLHSDLASTGCFQSDDALLDRMVEMAARTQRNNTHSHPEDCPTREQGGWTGDASVSAEAAFCHLDMAGVYRHWLTDVMADQRADGGILGVTPHLQGEALVQPADPVWGSAMTEIPLQHWRSVGDPSLIELTLPAMRRWVEWQLGTVEGGVVRHADISYGADWLAPEQTPPILLQTAAVIRSLRALAELERAVGNEAHAADRDRQADDLVGTSRSQFRDPVTGKWGNGSQASGAVALISGMANGSEQRQLTEAIAVDMHHRDNRLSSGFAGTQSVVRAMSAADGGISLLDALHQPTQPGIGSMLVDGPGTFWETWWIDDGNVGVASLDHVGLAAPFAAWAWRTVAGIAPLTAGYRRFAIAPRLLGPVGHCRAQLETGRGRIEVVWQLDGTELTAELVVPVGAVAVVSLPGVEAEDLLVDGRPARDHPRAKLTAGGTELESGRYLLVASGVERAERTAAIGAAPDVPPGGSCRVPVMAAERTAATIKSGWKVSQADGQLLVTAGPDVTVGDSAELALIDADGRPVARRTVRAGVSGTWLSNGVCDPRWTADDSMTVEVLEKTYVCTPVYHGPIPSPVIEARLPQLRAGETRWLRLPFADPVDLGPATVVHAEFDLCGPYLPGRTVIPVLRITTAPGERRTGTTRALPVSWNRVAVDVAGWPGAKEITEIAVGLVWKDVHDWARGPKYEIGAVKAADTLFRVGRVGWTSAPRTW; encoded by the coding sequence GTGCAGACAACAGCTGAGAGCCCGGCGCCGCAGTGGCTGCGTGTCGAGGATCATGACGCGCGTCAACCCTCGGCCGGTCGTGCGCTGTCGACCGCGCATTCGTCCCACCCGCGGCTGTCGTGGGTCGTGCCGCTGGTCCGGCAGGGCCAGCGCCAGATCGCTTACCGGGTGATCGCGGCCGCAGGTGATGGTGACCCTCGGGAGATCGCGGAGACGGCGGCGGAAGCACTCCTGCTCGACACGGGCCGGGTCGAGTCGGCTGAAAACGCTCACGTCAGGTGGCCGAGCCGGCCGATTGTCGCGCACAGCAGACTTCGCTGGGCAGTGCAGACATGGGACGAGCACGGTACGGCGTCGTGCTGGAGCGAGCCGGCCGAACTGGTGCTGGGACCGCTCGAGCTGACCGATTGGACAGCAAGCTGGGTGGCGGTCTTGCCGACCAAGGCAGTCCGCCGCAGCTTTCGCACCGATCAGGCTGTCGCCAGGGCCACCCTGCATCTAGCCGGGCACGGGCAGTTTCGGGCCGCGATTGACGGTACGCCGGTCAATGCCGACGCCTGTGACCCGTCCCGCACTGCGCTGTCCCGGGCGACGGTGCGCAGCTACGACGTCAGCTCGCTGCTCGAGAGCCCGGCGGAACACGTGGTCGCGGTCGCGGTAGGGATCGGCCACTACCGGTTGGCGCTGCAGGCGGCCCGAGTGCTCGCCGAGCTCGTCGTGGAGTTCGCGGACGGCAGCGTACGACGTATCGGCACAGGGCCGGACTGGCGGTACGCCGACAGCCCCGTCACCACGGACGAACCCTTTTATCTGGAAGCACATGACGCCCGCCGCGGCCGAGACTGGGCCAGTCCAGGTGCGGATAGCTCCGGCTGGCCGACGGCGCGGCCGGCAGAAGGTCCGGAGACCGTGACTCCCGACGCCGGGCCGCCCGTCTGCGTGGTCGAGGAAATCGTCGCGACCCGCGTCGCGGAGTCGTCGGGCGCGGTGTATGACGTGGGTCGGAACGTCGCGGCAAGGAGCCGAGTCGTCCTCCACGGCGTCGAGCCCGGAACTGAAGTGGAGATCGTCCACGGCGAGAAGCTGGATGCGGCAGGCCAGGTCGACACCCTGAACATCCGGCTACCGGACGATGCGGATCGCGAGCGCCAACTAGTGCGCTGGATCTGTAGGGGTGATCACGAGGTGATCGAGGCGTGGTTCGCTGTGCATGGCTTCCGGTACGTCGAGGTCCGCGGGCTGCCCGCCGGAGCGCGTGCCGAAGTGGTGGCCCGGGTGCTCCATTCGGACCTTGCTTCGACGGGTTGTTTCCAGAGCGACGATGCGCTTCTGGACCGGATGGTGGAGATGGCGGCGCGGACCCAGCGCAACAACACGCACTCGCATCCGGAGGACTGCCCGACCCGTGAGCAGGGTGGTTGGACAGGGGACGCGTCGGTATCCGCCGAGGCGGCCTTCTGTCACCTGGACATGGCCGGCGTGTATCGGCACTGGCTGACCGATGTGATGGCTGACCAGCGCGCCGACGGCGGCATCCTGGGCGTCACGCCACACCTCCAGGGGGAGGCCCTGGTTCAGCCCGCCGATCCGGTGTGGGGATCGGCGATGACCGAGATTCCCTTGCAGCATTGGCGAAGTGTGGGGGATCCCAGTCTGATCGAGCTGACCTTGCCTGCGATGCGCCGGTGGGTCGAATGGCAGCTGGGGACAGTCGAAGGCGGCGTTGTGCGGCACGCGGACATCAGCTACGGCGCGGACTGGCTGGCGCCGGAGCAGACACCGCCCATACTGCTGCAGACGGCGGCGGTCATTCGCTCACTCCGAGCGCTCGCCGAGCTCGAACGTGCGGTGGGTAACGAAGCGCACGCGGCGGACCGTGACCGGCAGGCTGATGACCTGGTGGGCACAAGCCGATCACAGTTCCGCGACCCGGTGACGGGAAAGTGGGGGAACGGCAGTCAGGCCTCCGGCGCGGTTGCGCTGATCAGCGGCATGGCGAACGGGTCGGAACAGCGGCAGCTCACAGAAGCGATCGCGGTAGACATGCACCACCGAGACAATCGGCTCTCGAGTGGCTTTGCGGGTACCCAATCCGTAGTACGGGCGATGAGCGCCGCGGACGGTGGGATCTCGCTCCTGGATGCCCTCCATCAGCCGACCCAGCCTGGGATCGGCTCGATGCTGGTGGACGGCCCCGGAACATTCTGGGAAACGTGGTGGATCGACGACGGAAACGTCGGCGTCGCCTCGCTCGATCATGTCGGCCTGGCCGCGCCGTTCGCAGCCTGGGCCTGGAGGACCGTGGCCGGCATCGCACCGCTGACCGCCGGGTATCGACGGTTCGCGATTGCGCCACGGCTGCTCGGGCCGGTGGGCCACTGTCGGGCGCAGTTGGAGACTGGCCGGGGCCGGATCGAAGTCGTCTGGCAGCTCGACGGCACGGAGCTGACTGCCGAACTGGTCGTTCCTGTCGGCGCCGTGGCTGTGGTGAGTCTGCCAGGCGTGGAAGCCGAAGATCTGCTGGTAGACGGACGTCCGGCCCGCGATCATCCGCGGGCGAAGCTGACTGCCGGCGGGACGGAACTCGAAAGCGGTCGGTACCTCCTGGTTGCTTCAGGAGTGGAGCGAGCGGAGCGAACTGCCGCCATAGGCGCCGCACCGGACGTCCCACCGGGTGGATCGTGCCGCGTGCCGGTGATGGCAGCCGAGAGGACAGCGGCGACGATCAAGTCGGGCTGGAAGGTGTCGCAGGCTGACGGCCAGCTGCTCGTCACCGCCGGACCTGACGTGACGGTCGGCGACAGTGCCGAACTCGCCTTGATCGACGCGGACGGCCGACCTGTCGCACGGCGTACGGTTCGCGCCGGTGTGAGCGGCACGTGGTTGTCGAACGGAGTCTGTGATCCACGCTGGACAGCGGACGACTCGATGACCGTGGAGGTTTTGGAGAAGACCTACGTCTGTACGCCGGTGTACCACGGACCGATCCCGTCGCCCGTAATCGAGGCTCGGCTCCCGCAGTTGCGAGCCGGCGAAACCCGCTGGCTGAGGTTGCCGTTCGCGGACCCGGTCGATCTCGGCCCAGCGACGGTTGTGCACGCCGAGTTCGACCTCTGTGGGCCCTATCTGCCGGGCCGCACGGTGATACCGGTACTCCGGATCACCACCGCGCCTGGGGAACGCCGGACCGGGACGACCCGGGCGCTGCCGGTGAGCTGGAACCGGGTGGCCGTCGACGTGGCTGGGTGGCCCGGCGCGAAGGAGATCACCGAGATCGCGGTCGGCCTCGTCTGGAAAGACGTGCACGACTGGGCCCGCGGGCCGAAGTACGAGATCGGGGCGGTCAAGGCCGCCGATACCTTGTTCCGGGTCGGCAGAGTGGGGTGGACGAGTGCACCGCGCACGTGGTGA
- a CDS encoding ROK family transcriptional regulator → MVRRGTNLDRVGGFNDTVVLDAIRRADGLLSRVEIAAATGLSGQAISNITRRLLEAGLVREAGRQKSTGLGKPRTLLELEPTGQYAVGVHLDPAVVTVVVLDLTGQVVARRRTETPASTDDPDVMIAGIAASVEEVIAAAGAPRERVVGVGIAAPGPIDVDRGVVVDPPNLSAWHLVPLRDALRERTGLPVLLDKDVTAAASAEKWAGGPNGRGSFVFFYLGTGVGAGLVIGDEVVRGSSSNVGEIGHVIVDPDGPLCYCGRRGCVGETSQPRYLVQQAVHAGVLAQGIDIDDRHAVDVAFAELCSQAGAGFGAARDIITALAERIAKVVEDIANLLDLERVVFGGPHWDQLAPFFNEFVRAALVERFLVRSVHPFVVAGTSLGADVGAVGAASLVLDHTFSPNPSVLLLGPVESASAAIQLGSAER, encoded by the coding sequence GTGGTACGCCGGGGTACCAACCTGGATCGGGTGGGCGGCTTCAACGACACCGTGGTGCTGGACGCGATCCGGCGCGCGGACGGACTACTGAGCCGGGTCGAGATCGCGGCGGCGACCGGTCTTTCCGGCCAGGCCATCTCCAACATCACCCGCCGGCTGCTGGAAGCCGGCCTGGTCCGCGAAGCCGGCCGGCAGAAGAGCACCGGTCTCGGCAAGCCGCGGACCCTCCTCGAACTCGAACCCACCGGCCAGTACGCCGTCGGCGTGCACCTGGACCCGGCCGTCGTCACGGTGGTCGTGCTCGATCTGACCGGCCAGGTGGTCGCGCGCCGGCGGACCGAGACGCCGGCCAGCACCGACGATCCCGATGTCATGATCGCTGGAATCGCTGCCAGCGTGGAAGAGGTCATCGCGGCGGCCGGTGCGCCGAGGGAACGTGTGGTCGGGGTCGGGATCGCTGCTCCTGGGCCGATCGACGTCGACCGTGGTGTCGTGGTCGACCCGCCGAACCTGAGTGCGTGGCACCTCGTGCCGCTTCGCGACGCCCTGCGTGAGCGGACCGGCCTGCCGGTGCTCTTGGACAAGGACGTGACCGCCGCGGCCTCGGCCGAGAAGTGGGCCGGCGGCCCCAACGGTCGCGGCAGCTTCGTCTTCTTCTACCTCGGCACCGGCGTCGGCGCCGGTCTGGTGATCGGCGACGAGGTGGTCCGCGGTTCGTCCAGCAACGTCGGCGAGATCGGTCACGTCATCGTCGACCCCGACGGGCCGCTCTGCTACTGCGGCCGGCGCGGCTGTGTCGGCGAGACCAGCCAGCCCCGGTACCTCGTCCAGCAGGCGGTGCACGCGGGAGTACTTGCCCAGGGCATCGATATCGACGATCGGCACGCCGTCGACGTCGCGTTCGCCGAGCTGTGTTCGCAGGCGGGGGCCGGCTTCGGCGCCGCCCGTGACATCATCACCGCGCTGGCCGAACGGATCGCCAAGGTGGTCGAGGACATCGCGAACCTGCTCGACCTGGAGCGGGTGGTGTTCGGTGGACCGCACTGGGACCAGCTCGCCCCGTTCTTCAACGAGTTCGTCCGGGCCGCATTGGTGGAGCGGTTCCTCGTTCGTTCGGTGCATCCGTTCGTCGTGGCCGGGACGTCGCTCGGTGCGGACGTCGGCGCGGTCGGAGCGGCCAGCCTGGTCCTCGACCACACGTTCTCGCCAAACCCCTCCGTACTACTGCTCGGACCCGTGGAGAGCGCTTCCGCCGCGATCCAGCTCGGATCTGCTGAAAGGTGA
- a CDS encoding glycoside hydrolase family 125 protein, which produces MTGIDRNVLARAVEEVRRATGDPMIAGMFERSMAENLPAVAERLPDGTTFVLTGDIPAMWLRDSAAQLRPYLVLCGDDPALQDTLIGVLHRQLEYIAIDPYANAFNRAADGAGHTTDETEMSPWVWERKYEIDSLCYPIELAYRLWRITGRKDVIDHRFVAAATAVLELWTIEQNHEENSKYRFQRHDDRPTDTLVREGRGRVTQPTGMSWSAFRPSDDATEHGFNVPGNMFASAVLGYLELIAHEVLDDDSLAARAKELKAGIDDGIARHGMVDHPTFGRVYAYEADGAGAQLLMDDANMPSLLSAPMSGFAAPDDPAYLATRKLLLSPENPYYYSGSAAAGIGSPHTPPDYVWPIALAVQGLTSTSADERQHLLEVLRDTTGGTGLMHEGFHVDDPTKFTREWFSWANAMFCELALAHAGHRLPD; this is translated from the coding sequence ATGACCGGTATCGATCGCAACGTTCTGGCCCGCGCCGTCGAGGAGGTCCGCCGGGCGACCGGCGACCCGATGATCGCCGGGATGTTCGAGCGTTCGATGGCGGAGAACCTGCCGGCCGTCGCGGAGCGGCTGCCGGACGGGACCACCTTCGTGCTGACCGGCGACATCCCGGCGATGTGGCTGCGCGACTCCGCCGCCCAGCTCCGCCCGTACCTGGTGCTCTGCGGCGACGATCCCGCCTTGCAGGACACGCTGATCGGCGTACTGCATCGCCAGCTCGAGTACATCGCGATCGATCCGTACGCGAACGCGTTCAACCGGGCCGCCGACGGTGCCGGACACACCACGGACGAGACCGAGATGTCCCCGTGGGTGTGGGAACGCAAGTACGAGATCGACTCGCTCTGCTACCCGATCGAGCTCGCCTATCGGCTCTGGCGGATCACCGGTCGCAAGGACGTGATCGACCACCGCTTCGTCGCGGCGGCGACCGCGGTGCTGGAGTTGTGGACGATCGAGCAGAACCACGAAGAGAACTCGAAGTACCGGTTCCAGCGGCATGACGACCGGCCCACGGACACGCTGGTCCGGGAAGGACGCGGGCGGGTGACCCAGCCGACCGGGATGTCGTGGAGCGCTTTCCGGCCCAGCGACGACGCCACCGAGCACGGGTTCAACGTTCCGGGCAACATGTTCGCCTCGGCCGTGCTCGGCTACCTGGAACTGATCGCCCACGAAGTGCTGGACGACGATTCGCTGGCGGCCCGGGCGAAGGAGCTGAAGGCCGGTATCGACGACGGGATCGCCCGCCACGGCATGGTCGATCACCCCACGTTCGGCCGGGTCTACGCCTACGAGGCCGACGGTGCCGGTGCGCAGTTGCTGATGGACGACGCGAACATGCCGAGCCTGCTGTCTGCACCGATGTCGGGGTTCGCCGCGCCTGACGACCCGGCGTACCTGGCGACCCGGAAGCTGTTGCTCAGCCCGGAGAATCCCTACTACTACAGTGGATCCGCCGCGGCCGGAATCGGTAGCCCGCACACGCCGCCGGACTACGTCTGGCCGATCGCGCTCGCCGTCCAGGGCCTGACCAGTACGTCGGCCGACGAGCGGCAGCACCTCCTCGAGGTCCTGCGCGACACCACCGGCGGGACCGGGCTGATGCATGAGGGGTTCCACGTCGACGATCCGACGAAGTTCACCCGGGAATGGTTCTCGTGGGCGAACGCCATGTTCTGCGAACTGGCACTCGCCCACGCCGGCCACCGGTTGCCCGACTAG